The Argopecten irradians isolate NY chromosome 16, Ai_NY, whole genome shotgun sequence genome window below encodes:
- the LOC138310960 gene encoding serine-rich adhesin for platelets-like isoform X7, which translates to MMARMEETVRNMMQYKSKIDQLKQEKSSLSVTYENNMHKYRNHISTLERENIMLLNDVKRFESQPISGKTDDRTKLLLGRLKILESENSALVMENEQQRQQYEKCLDEIANQVVQALLAQKTLREECLKLQGRVQDLEYQNHELNSLFQEKLKYDPAIQDSVLPSVSMTTVSEAATQEQMTTTAMSLTQTMHLSPMSQYVLQTKVAQKCLGQYMPGESTDSLRSICSNYTCDDSLGKPQMSLPVWATDQSAPTKKHPGVHSSTSTSVPPCGEQNNELNCRMKIETEFPANNSSPKMKHVNIMERANQKRQRSSSTSSLHSNSRSAKTRSTSSLNKSKLAVSSGSKSSLSGSQRELCLQNEAMSGKRSVSHPDHIDKGVVGNPQASQKSVRNQQPGGISGKFSHFQHRERSSSASSIPIKRGSNSGCGKKTITPVPSNSKLPFKSQEPSDNLLKSKKFSDNVKSSSCGKVQGHRIRKEMDQKAMTSSSGAEVKDRMAVLRQTFGSPPRVPLLPNGQYFYDYSDEDSDFNRPVSADFSNTSTISLNEILDHSDDTDTLLEEDFTTENFAFFESPSFVKKHHRQYDRQKSRADSKIIEIQEKEIAGARLHGKPDIIQDTENSELQNQGKCPRSPYIPKKRNSLQHSKRKQSNQRPSSLILAPREKQFMHQRYSSSSSSLESSDSDENWSPRFARKYHQMKQGRAKPRTQVKQSSSESTPSPPITSSRHVPTGEITLDNMKTVHTEYISPERPPVVMTSSSETVPHLTNSLTKRKGPPPPIPSKPSTGRRSPGIRMGTQSPGFRHNKKETTVLQDLKDILPKSQEIKPDSYQSQHVEYTTSATEPQIEVQMNQKIMVSAELSFDKAEKVERSGSKDDGYSTMSSDIQPEAMEKFNDTSIQNKDTAVKKESPVKVEEALPAPAVKVNKTDLTSDLDSAMDSSTHSTEMRNSTHSLSSQNSNSSEDRAAVCGSLGRVKAMKILFEAENQKQNDNKLMKFPLRKSPSMDSKLGGGNKDMQERRILNRRSLGDDFKMFVPEIHHNHWTVDTNKVHSEETTVESTRTTTDMNIPGLEVEEEHKDERSSLPSLPVFHHVQTLNISEENFLSDIPEEKDEWEASTNSCDKLLEDSLRNLQSSTKYYAHLQLLQTFSVKRYWCSTEGLARVLSDSDLSSLPKIRDTSLFDDLIVDTKVTKPLERSASLSDMHTKQAEIVSKMKVIPKLRKRLLKNEGQEKDVMKRQILQQLAHEVESESDGDNAVQFHSLLIQNHVRSSQQVTQSKVNDNESRIHLPTNSSSDRVSLEPLILPSGEEIIDDQGTQFGSKETSPAPDIEQQGKFRSDYYSLCNVGSNRSLLSSGNEGDLDIPTISEPIPHTCQNGDTKNCEQCCIHGNNQEFDEISRQLESLSKTVNALHQSLTSLNSCDTDKDSNEDHSELFTSQAEDYKDTEGYQWVEDEFYLTPCGGELIMGNSPFSETGACCDWVNEYADDTSCNDEFEFYGNFVSDDVGVFNKDKTVCPPITEEKEIPAPPSGLKGVNSPKVRRPAKLLERTQSENLGVLDPQTRAAMLDSMVELSGGSMDSLDDNIGVDHVMCSRLIGRGDKIEALRSPTKVNRPALDLSKFFLRFGDKEMEAMAAFDFLNDMTPSPKPHQPQPTGELKDLSQENQPPTEPATSPERPQKPLMTIPQSVQSTKSSADPKDAQSMTKPKPGTKQTQGSSGRVTPALKQAQRFAAGSPTAIAMHSHKNEAKSAHKLDNGADISSVKQGTALGSCGAQKHTMGLIVHKPVSSSQQQHQEATTKVPVVTDAKTSHQKADGSKSHGPDKCQSGTNASASPKPSRMGFFRRKNTSAEKKTNIDEKSTKAPKKLSQNSKEKEKDKSKIPKAVKQDQTKPVRRFLRSSGKSSSVTNVSSASSHK; encoded by the exons ATGATGGCCAG GATGGAAGAAACGGTGAGGAATATGATGCAGTACAAGTCTAAGATTGACCAGCTCAAGCAGGAAAAGTCGAGTCTGTCTGTTACGTATGAG AACAATATGCACAAGTACAGGAATCACATAAGTACACTGGAGAGGGAAAACATTATGCTCCTTAATGATGTCAAGCGCTTCGAATCCCAG CCAATCAGTGGGAAGACTGATGATCGTACGAAACTCTTACTTGGTCGACTCAAAATATTGGAATCGGAAAACTCAGCGTTAGTGATGGAGAACGAGCAGCAACGACAGCAGTATGAGAAATGTCTGGATGAAATAGCCAATCAAGTCGTCCAAGCCTTATTAGCTCAAAAG ACCTTACGGGAGGAATGTCTAAAGCTACAGGGGAGAGTACAGGACCTTGAATACCAGAATCATGAACTCAACAGCTTATTCCAAGAGAAGCTTAAATATGACCCTGCCATTCAAGATTCTGTACTGCCCAGTGTTTCCATGACAACAGTGAGTGAGGCAGCCACCCAGGAACAAATGACGACGACAGCCATGTCCCTAACTCAGACTATG CACTTGTCCCCGATGTCCCAGTACGTCCTGCAGACGAAGGTGGCCCAGAAGTGTCTTGGCCAGTATATGCCAGGGGAGAGCACTGACTCTCTACGCAGCATATGTAGTAATTAT ACCTGCGATGACAGTCTAGGGAAACCACAAATGAGTTTACCAGTCTGGGCTACAGATCAAAGTGCTCCAACAAAGAAACACCCGGGTGTTCACTCTTCTACTTCAACCAGTGTACCTCCATGTGGAGAACAAAACAACGAATTAAACTGTAGAATGAAAATAGAAACTGAGTTCCCTGCGAATAATTCCAGTCCGAAAATGAAACATGTGAATATAATGGAACGAGCCAATCAAAAACGACAACGAAGTTCCTCAACGTCCTCGCTACACTCAAATTCTAGATCAGCCAAAACTAGGTCAACATCGTCACTAAATAAGAGCAAATTGGCGGTGTCCAGTGGGTCAAAATCCTCCCTTTCCGGGAGTCAGCGTGAACTGTGTCTTCAGAATGAAGCAATGTCTGGTAAACGTAGTGTATCGCACCCGGACCATATAGACAAAGGTGTGGTGGGGAATCCACAGGCCTCTCAAAAATCTGTCCGAAATCAACAACCTGGAGGAATATCTGGGAAATTTAGTCACTTCCAACATAGAGAAAGGTCTTCCTCAGCTTCATCTATACCTATCaaaaggggaagtaactcagGGTGTGGGAAAAAGACCATTACTCCGGTGCCTTCTAACTCAAAACTTCCCTTCAAATCTCAGGAACCAAGtgataatttattaaaaagCAAGAAATTCTCAGACAATGTGAAATCAAGTAGTTGTGgcaaagttcaaggtcataggaTCAGGAAGGAAATGGATCAAAAGGCAATGACCTCGAGTTCTGGGGCTGAGGTCAAAGACAGGATGGCAGTTCTTCGCCAAACGTTTGGCAGTCCTCCTCGAGTACCACTTCTACCCAATGGCCAATATTTCTATGATTATAGTGATGAAGACAGTGATTTTAATCGCCCCGTGTCGGCAGATTTCAGCAATACCTCAACGATTTCATTAAATGAAATCTTGGACCATAGTGATGACACGGATACATTACTCGAGGAAGATTTCACGACAGAAAACTTTGCTTTTTTTGAATCGCCTTCTTTTGTGAAAAAACACCATAGACAGTATGATCGGCAAAAGTCCAGGGCCGATTCCAAAATAATAGAAATCCAAGAGAAAGAAATCGCTGGTGCAAGATTACACGGAAAACCTGATATAATACAGGACACGGAGAATAGTGAACTTCAGAACCAAGGGAAATGCCCAAGAAGTCCTTACATTCCAAAGAAACGAAATTCTTTGCAGCATAGTAAACGGAAACAAAGTAATCAGCGTCCTAGTTCTCTTATACTCGCTCCCCGGGAAAAACAGTTCATGCACCAAAGATATAGTTCTTCCTCCTCTAGTTTAGAGAGTTCGGATAGTGATGAAAACTGGTCCCCGAGGTTTGCTAGAAAGTATCATCAAATGAAACAAGGTAGAGCGAAACCAAGAACTCAGGTAAAGCAGTCATCCTCGGAAAGTACTCCCTCGCCTCCAATCACCTCTTCGAGACATGTACCCACAGGTGAGATCACCTTAGATAATATGAAAACTGTACATACTGAATACATATCTCCAGAAAGACCTCCCGTGGTGATGACCAGTTCATCAGAAACTGTTCCACATCTGACGAATTCTCTTACAAAGAGAAAGGGACCACCTCCACCCATTCCTAGTAAACCCTCAACAGGTCGACGGTCACCTGGAATTCGAATGGGCACGCAATCACCTGGATTCCGACACAACAAGAAGGAAACAACAGTATTACAGGATTTGAAAGATATACTGCCGAAATCTCAGGAGATTAAACCAGATTCCTACCAATCGCAACACGTGGAATATACAACTAGTGCTACAGAACCCCAAATAGAGGTTCAAATGAATCAGAAAATCATGGTGTCGGCTGAGTTGAGTTTTGATAAAGCTGAAAAAGTAGAGAGGTCAGGTAGTAAAGACGATGGTTACTCCACAATGTCAAGTGACATACAACCAGAAGCAATGGAAAAATTCAATGATACGTCAATTCAGAATAAAGATACCGCTGTGAAGAAGGAGAGCCCTGTGAAGGTAGAGGAGGCTTTACCTGCCCCAGCAGTAAAGGTAAATAAGACAgatttgacctctgaccttgaTTCGGCAATGGATAGTTCAACACATAGTACAGAAATGAGAAATTCCACCCACAGTCTTTCGTCACAGAATTCAAACTCCAGTGAGGATCGTGCGGCGGTTTGTGGCTCTTTGGGAAGAGTCAAAGCTATGAAAATCTTATTCGAGGctgaaaatcaaaaacaaaatgacaacaaattgatgaaatttcCACTGAGAAAATCGCCGTCTATGGACAGTAAACTCGGCGGAGGCAATAAGGACATGCAAGAACGGAGAATTCTGAATCGTAGATCTCTGGGTGatgatttcaaaatgtttgtcCCGGAGATACATCACAATCACTGGACCGTGGACACCAATAAAGTGCACTCCGAGGAGACAACTGTGGAGTCAACAAGGACTACCACTGATATGAATATTCCTGGGTTGGAAGTCGAGGAGGAGCACAAAGATGAACGAAGTTCTCTTCCTTCACTTCCTGTTTTCCATCATGTCCAAACACTCAATATCAGCGAGGAGAACTTTCTCTCTGATATTCCAGAGGAGAAAGATGAGTGGGAAGCTTCGACAAACTCTTGTGATAAGCTGTTAGAAGATTCGCTTCGAAATTTACAGTCATCAACAAAATACTATGCCCACCTTCAGCTTCTTCAGACGTTTAGTGTAAAACGGTATTGGTGCTCCACTGAGGGATTGGCAAGAGTTCTTTCCGATAGTGATCTTTCTTCACTTCCAAAGATCAGGGACACTAGTCTTTTCGACGACCTTATTGTTGATACCAAGGTCACAAAGCCCCTGGAGAGGTCGGCGTCCTTATCCGACATGCACACAAAGCAAGCGGAAATTGTTTCTAAGATGAAGGTTATCCCCAAACTCAGAAAGAGGTTATTGAAGAATGAAGGTCAAGAGAAAGATGTCATGAAAAGGCAGATTCTCCAACAG CTGGCGCACGAAGTTGAGAGCGAATCTGATGGGGACAACGCTGTGCAGTTCCACTCACTTCTGATACAAAATCACGTACGGAGCTCACAGCAG GTAACTCAGTCAAAAGTAAATGATAATGAATCCCGTATCCATCTACCGACAAATTCAAGTTCTGATAGGGTGTCGTTAGAACCGTTAATACTGCCCTCTGGCGAGGAAATTATTGATGATCAGGGGACACAATTCGGTAGCAAGGAGACCAGCCCAGCACCTGATATTGAGCAACAAGGAAAATTTCGTAGTGATTATTATAGTCTTTGTAACGTGGGATCAAATCGAAGTTTGTTGTCGAGTGGAAATGAAGGCGATTTAGACATCCCAACAATTAGTGAACCGATCCCACATACATGTCAAAATGGCGACACAAAAAATTGTGAACAGTGCTGTATCCATGGAAATAATCAGGAGTTTGACGAGATTTCAAGACAGCTTGAAAGTTTGTCTAAGACCGTTAATGCTTTACATCAAAGCTTGACCAGTCTCAACAGTTGTGATACCGATAAAGATTCAAATGAAGATCATTCTGAGTTGTTTACGTCACAAGCTGAAGATTATAAAGACACTGAGGGCTACCAGTGGGTGGAGGATGAGTTCTATCTCACGCCATGCGGCGGCGAACTCATCATGGGAAACTCACCATTCTCTGAAACTGGTGCATGTTGTGATTGGGTGAATGAATATGCAGACGACACTTCCTGTAATGACGAATTTGagttttatgggaattttgtgTCTGATGATGTCGGAGTATTTAACAAAGATAAGACTGTATGTCCTCCAATCACTGAGGAGAAGGAAATACCAGCGCCCCCGTCTGGgttaaagggagttaactcaCCCAAAGTCAGAAGACCAGCTAAATTATTGGAGCGAACACAATCTGAAAACTTGGGTGTGCTTGATCCACAG ACTCGGGCAGCCATGTTGGATTCAATGGTGGAGCTGAGTGGTGGAAGTATGGACAGCTTAGATGACAATATTGGTGTGGACCATGTCATGTGTTCACGGCTCATCGGCAGGGGAG ATAAAATAGAAGCACTTAGGTCCCCTACCAAGGTTAATCGCCCTGCCTTGGATTTATCCAAATTCTTTCTCCGATTTGGTGACAAGGAAATGGAGGCTATGGCTGCTTTTGATTTTCTAAATGATATGACACCTTCTCCTAAGCCGCATCAGCCTCAACCAACCGGCGAATTAAAGGACTTGTCTCAGGAAAATCAGCCGCCCACTGAACCAGCTACATCTCCTGAACGACCTCAGAAACCACTTATGACGATCCCTCAGTCTGTACAGTCAACGAAATCTAGTGCTGATCCGAAAGACGCTCAATCCATGACAAAGCCAAAACCAGGAACAAagcaaacacagggatcatcggGAAGGGTAACTCCTGCACTTAAACAGGCTCAGAGATTCGCCGCGGGATCACCAACTGCTATCGCCATGCATTCACACAAAAATGAGGCAAAATCTGCTCACAAACTGGACAATGGAGCTGACATAAGTTCCGTTAAACAGGGCACTGCTTTAGGGTCCTGTGGTGCTCAAAAACATACAATGGGATTGATCGTCCACAAACCTGTGTCTTCGTCCCAGCAACAACATCAGGAAGCAACTACCAAAGTGCCTGTCGTCACCGACGCCAAAACCAGCCATCAAAAAGCCGACGGTTCAAAGTCGCATGGTCCTGACAAGTGTCAATCAGGGACCAATGCTAGTGCTTCTCCAAAGCCTTCCCGTATGGGTTTCTTTAGGCGGAAAAACACTAGTGCTGAAAAGAAGACAAATATTGACGAAAAGTCAACAAAAGCTCCTAAGAAATTGTCTCAGAACTCGAAAGAGAAAGAAAAGGACAAATCTAAGATTCCAAAAGCTGTAAAGCAGGACCAGACTAAACCAGTCCGTCGATTTTTACGGTCCAGTGGAAAATCATCATCCGTTACCAATGTTTCTTCCGCCTCGAGtcataaataa